The following coding sequences lie in one Haematobia irritans isolate KBUSLIRL chromosome 3, ASM5000362v1, whole genome shotgun sequence genomic window:
- the LOC142228381 gene encoding anoctamin-1 isoform X4, whose protein sequence is MGNALRVFSDLDNIEGDPETRRRFQDGVRGVDYVLAFNGADHKLDNIKKRETFEANLEREGLHLERDNTQRIHFIKIHAPKEVLHRYAEILKIRLPMKKIPGQDQIYDDDYEISDSVRRCCGNIFKSIQLNPEKFPPKPKRIHFEFQRNYEHLFECEQPNFFDAGTRIYIINFILERQHFVEGEETPDNLGIEKLLADGVYESAYTLHDDTDRDLLLSEWANITKWKHLQPLDAIKEYFGAKVAIYFAWLGFYTHMLIPVSIMGILFFVYGFFTLHTDPISQQICNDNTTLMCPQCDRKCDYWELNKTCGFSKVNYLIDNNMTVVFAFVMAIWAVIYLELWKRYSAVLIHRWGLTGYTHEVEHPRPEYLHKLRKNRKFAQKLEQQDPESVFEPEVPFWSTKFIPSFTSYSIVVLSICISIIAICSVIIYRMAQKASHSVLGDENSTAYKAMAMPFTASIIDLIVISILDYSYSYLAVKLTDWEYCRTKTEYEESLTIKNYVFQFVNYYSSLFYIAFLKGKFVGYPMKYNRIFGFRQEECMPGGCLMELCVQLVIIMVGKQAVNGIMEMLVPYLMKKLRKFMTRVGIRRRSSEEKLVSCNQWTEDYHLEPWRDNIMFGEYLEMVIQYGFITLFGLAFPLAPLLALINNVIEVRMDAVKMLKYIRRPVAQRVRNIGVWLGIMTVVTKIAVASCAMIIAFSTNLIPKIIYRHEVPSDEGLQNYLNFTLAYFETKDYVVHPLLGESKYGNVTSCRYSEFRNAPWDDRPYKRPMFYFKILMARLAFIVIFQNVIGVLQTIIAWAIPDVSGKLVRRIKRENFLLREHIIEYEKHQAQKEAAKKIVDKVHGFANNIFKGGINNNILNNGLGTFSDPIEEEDDDVVQLRKRNATQDDATPL, encoded by the exons ATGGGAAATGCTTTAAGGGtattttcagatttagataatatAGAAGGCGATCCAGAA ACAAGACGACGTTTTCAAGATGGTGTCCGTGGAGTGGATTATGTTTTGGCCTTCAATGGTGCCGATCACAAATTggataacattaaaaaaagagaaacttTTGAAGCCAATTTGGAACGTGAAGGTTTACATTTGGAAAGGGATaacacacagagaatacatttcATAAAGATCCATGCTCCCAAAGAAGTATTGCATCGTTATGCGGAAATACTTAAAATTAGGCTGCCAATGAAAAAG ATTCCTGGTCAAGATCAAATCTATGATGATGACTATGAGATCAGCGATAGTGTTCGAAGATGTTGTGGTAATATTTTCAAATCAATACAATTAAATCCTGAGAAATTTCCACCTAAACCAAAACGTATTCATTTTGAATTTCAACGAAACTATGAGCATTT ATTCGAATGTGAACAACCAAATTTCTTCGATGCTGGTACAcgaatttatataattaatttcatATTGGAGCGACAGCATTTCGTAGAGGGCGAAGAAACACCCGACAATCTGGGAATAGAAAAACTACTGGCAGATGGAGTCTATGAGAGCGCATACACCCTGCATGAT gATACAGATCGTGATTTACTTTTAAGCGAATGGGCCAACATCACAAAATGGAAGCA TCTACAACCTTTGGATGCTAtaaaggaatattttggtgCCAAAGTAGCCATCTATTTTGCATGGCTGGGATTTTACACTCACATGTTGATACCGGTTAGCATTATGGGCATTCTATTCTTTGTCTATGGATTTTTTACATTGCACACAGATCCCATAAG CCAACAAATTTGCAACGATAATACAACACTTATGTGTCCACAATGTGATCGAAAATGTGATTATTGGGAACTGAACAAAACATGTGGATTTTCGAAAGTGAATTATTTGATAGATAATAATATGACGGTTGTATTTGCTTTTGTGATGGCGATTTGGG CTGTTATATACTTGGAACTTTGGAAACGGTACTCAGCTGTTCTAATACATCGATGGGGCCTCACAGGCTATACACATGAGGTTGAACATCCGCGACCCGAGTACTTGCATAAATTAaggaaaaatcgaaaatttgctcaaaaactGGAACAACAAGATCCGGAAAGTGTTTTTGAACCAGAGGTGCCTTTTTGGTCAACGAAGTTTATACCAAGTTTTACCAGTTACAGTATAGTGGTTCTTTCG atatgcatATCAATTATTGCCATCTGCTCGGTAATAATCTATCGCATGGCCCAAAAAGCATCGCACAGTGTTCTGGGTGATGAAAATTCAACAGCGTACAAAGCTATGGCCATGCCCTTTACAGCGAGTATTATTGATTTAATCGTCATTTCAATATTAGACTATAGTTATAGCTATTTGGCTGTTAAGCTTACCGACTGGGAATACTGCCGTACCAAAACCGAATATGAAGAAAGTctaacaattaaaaattatgttttccaATTTGTGAATTACTACTCTTCACTTTTCTACATTGCCTTTTTGAAGGGTAAATTTGTCGGCTATCCCATGAAATATAATCGCATATTTGGTTTTCGCCAAGAGGAATGTATGCCTGGTGGCTGTCTCATGGAATTATGTGTACAATTGGTTATCATTATGGTTGGTAAGCAGGCGGTGAATGGCATTATGGAAATGTTGGTACCCTACCTAATGAAGAAGTTACGAAAATTCATGACTCGCGTGGGAATAAGACGTCGCAGTTCTGAAGAAAAGTTGGTCTCTTGCAATCAATGGACAGAGGATTATCATttggaaccatggagagataataTAATGTTTGGAGAATATTTGGAAATGG TTATTCAATATGGTTTTATCACCCTATTCGGTTTGGCCTTTCCACTCGCACCACTTTTGGCTCTAATCAATAATGTCATTGAAGTTCGTATGGATGCTGTGAAAATGTTGAAATATATACGCCGACCAGTCGCTCAGAGGGTTCGCAATATTGGCGTATGGCTTGGTATCATGACCGTAGTTACAAAAATTGCCGTTGCCTCATGTGCCATGATCATTGCATTCTCCACCAATCTAATACCGAAAATAATTTATAGACATGAAGTACCCAGTGACGAAGGACTGCAGAACTATCTCAATTTCACTTTAGCCTATTTTGAAACCAAAGATTATGTTGTTCATCCCCTATTGGGTGAATCGAAATACGGAAATGTGACATCGTGTCGTTATTCGGAATTCAGGAATGCACCATGGGATGATAGGCCGTATAAACgtccaatgttttattttaaaatattaatggcACGTTTGGCATTTATTGTGATATTCCAG AATGTCATTGGAGTTTTACAGACCATTATTGCCTGGGCCATACCTGatgtttctggcaaattggtgaGACGGATTAAACGCGAGAACTTTTTGCTACGCGAACACATTATCGAATATGAAAAACATCAAGCACAAAAGGAAGCTGCTAAAAAAATTGTGGACAAAGTTCATGGATTTGCTAACAACATTTTCAAGGGTGGCATTAATAACAATATCCTAAATAATGGATTGGGTACATTCTCTGATCCCATCGAAGAAGAAGATGATGATGTAGTGCAATTGCGTAAACGTAATGCAACACAGGATGATGCAACGCCTCTGTAG